The sequence ATGGGATGCCCATCGTGACCCACTTGCCGTTAGTGCCCAGCGCCCAGTCGCGCATGTGGTCGATGGCGGCGTTGGCTGCCGATGCGGCCGAAGAAGAACCGCGCGCTTCGATGATGGCCGCGCCGCGCTTGCCGACGGTTGGCAGGAACACGTTGGCGTTCCATTCCTGGTCGTTGATCATCTGGGCCACGCTCTCGCCGCCGATGGTGGCGAAACGGTAGTCGGCGTACATCGTGGGCGAGTGGTTGCCCCAGACGGTGAGTTTTTCGATGTCGGCCACGGCCTTGCCGGTCTTGGCAGCGATTTGCGAAGCAGCGCGGTTGTGGTCCAGGCGCAGCATGGCGGTGAAGTTTTTCGCTGGCAGGTCAGGCGCGCTCTTCATGGCGATGTAGGCGTTGGTGTTGGCCGGGTTGCCGACGACCAGAACGCGCACGTCGCGGCTGGCGACGGCGTTCAATGCCTTGCCTTGTGCCGTGAAAATCGCGCCGTTGACGGCCAGCAGTTCGGCACGTTCCATGCCGGGGCCACGTGGACGCGAACCGACCAGCAGCGCGTAGTCGGCGTCCTTGAAAGCCGTCATCGGGTCGCTGTGCGCGGTCATTTCCACCAGCAGCGGGAAAGCGCAGTCGTCGAGTTCCATCATCACGCCCTTGAGCGCTTTTTGCGGGCCTTCGACCGGAACTTCAAGCAATTGCAAAATGACAGGCTGGTCTTTGCCGAGCATTTCGCCCGAGGCAATGCGAAACAGCAATGCATAACCAATTTGACCGGCGGCACCAGTAACTGCAACACGGACGGGTTTTTTGCTCATGATTGAAACTCCAGGAAGGTTAATGAATTATTAAAACAGAATGTGAGGCGAGATTTTCGGCGTCAATCCAGGCGCTGCCAGGGCATCAAGACATCATCTTCAGCCGCAGGACATGCAGACCGCGCGTTGTGCTCAACCCAGGATTTTACGCTTGAAAAATGCGTCAAGTCAATTTGTCTTATGTCTTATATAAGATATGATTCGGGTTGAATTTATGTCCGAGTCAAGCACTGCGCTACATCACCACCAGGCCGCCGCGCAAATTTGCTGTATGGCAACTACTATCTCTTTATCACCCGAAACCCCCTCGACTCCCGGCGAGCCGGAGACGGGCGCGCCTGTGGTCCTGACCCCGGCCTTCAGCCCGCTGTACCAGCAAATCAAGGTGTTGATCCTGAAAAGCCTTCAGGCCGGCGAATGGAAACCGGGCGAGTTGATTCCCAGCGAAATGGATCTCGCTGCGCGCTTTCGCGTCAGCCAGGGGACGGTGCGCAAGGCCATCGACGAGCTGGCGGCCGAAAACCTGGTAAGCCGTCGCCAGGGCAAGGGAACATTTGTCTCCACGCATGCCGAGCAGCAGGTTCAATATCGGTTTTTGCGGCTTATGCCCGACAGCGGCGACCTCAGCAGCGAAGGTCCTGCCGAGCGCCAGATTGTTGACTGCAAACGACTTCGGGCTCCCGCCGACATCGCCCATCCACTGGCTTTGCGCACTGGCGATGCCGTGCTGCAGTTGCGCCGCGTACTGGCTTTCCAGGGAACGCCGACGATCATCGAAGACGTCTGGCTGCCCGGCGGCCCTTTCAAGGGCTTGACCGCCGACCGGCTGGCGGCCTACCGGGGTCCGATGTACGCGCTGTTCGAAACCGAATTCGGCGTTCACATGGTGCGTGCCGAAGAAAAAATACGCGCCATTGCGGCCGATGCGGCTTCGGCCAGACTGCTGGGTGTACCGCAAGGCGAGCCGCTTTTGAGTGTCGAGCGCATTGCCTACACCTACAACGACGTCCCGATGGAACTGCGCCGGGGTTTGTACCGCACCGATACGCACCACTACAAAAATGCCCTCAGTTAACAGCATGCGCCAAAACGTCAAAGCTTTGTAAGCAAACGAATTGCTGCATTGCAATAGAATTAAAATGTTTGTTTGGCAATCAAGCCCCGCTTGGTTACCAATCGGTTACCACCATGAAAGCCCAAAAAAATGACAGAGCTGGCCTCCACTCAGCGCGCCAAGCGGCCTGAGTTCCGCAACATCA comes from Polaromonas naphthalenivorans CJ2 and encodes:
- a CDS encoding malate dehydrogenase, whose product is MSKKPVRVAVTGAAGQIGYALLFRIASGEMLGKDQPVILQLLEVPVEGPQKALKGVMMELDDCAFPLLVEMTAHSDPMTAFKDADYALLVGSRPRGPGMERAELLAVNGAIFTAQGKALNAVASRDVRVLVVGNPANTNAYIAMKSAPDLPAKNFTAMLRLDHNRAASQIAAKTGKAVADIEKLTVWGNHSPTMYADYRFATIGGESVAQMINDQEWNANVFLPTVGKRGAAIIEARGSSSAASAANAAIDHMRDWALGTNGKWVTMGIPSGGEYGIPAETMFGFPVTCENGEYKIVEGLEIDAFSQERINITLAELEGEKAGVAHLL
- a CDS encoding GntR family transcriptional regulator, whose amino-acid sequence is MATTISLSPETPSTPGEPETGAPVVLTPAFSPLYQQIKVLILKSLQAGEWKPGELIPSEMDLAARFRVSQGTVRKAIDELAAENLVSRRQGKGTFVSTHAEQQVQYRFLRLMPDSGDLSSEGPAERQIVDCKRLRAPADIAHPLALRTGDAVLQLRRVLAFQGTPTIIEDVWLPGGPFKGLTADRLAAYRGPMYALFETEFGVHMVRAEEKIRAIAADAASARLLGVPQGEPLLSVERIAYTYNDVPMELRRGLYRTDTHHYKNALS